In the Puntigrus tetrazona isolate hp1 chromosome 9, ASM1883169v1, whole genome shotgun sequence genome, one interval contains:
- the usp9 gene encoding probable ubiquitin carboxyl-terminal hydrolase FAF-X isoform X3, which produces MTATTRGSPVGGNDGQGQAPDGQSQPPLPQNQTSSPNSSNENSPVSPPDDQGQGDSPAPLEEEEPAFPHTELAKLDDMINRPRWVVPVLPKGELEVLLEAAIDLCKKGLDVKCEACQRFFRDGLTISFTKILTDEAVSGWKFEIHRCIINNAHRLVELCVTKLSQDWFPLLELLAMATNPHCKFHIYNGTRPSETVPAGVQLAEDELFARPPDPRSPKGWLVDLINKFGTLNGFQILHDRFMSSQALNVQIIAALIKPFGQCYEFLTLQTVKKYFLPIIEMVPQFLENLTDEELKKEAKNEAKNDALSMIIKSLKNLASRVPGQEETVKNLEIFRLKMILRLLQISSFNGKMNALNEVNKVISSVSYYTHRHGNPEEEEWLTAERMAEWIQQNNILSIVLRDSLHQPQYVEKLEKILRFVIKEKALTLQDLDNIWAAQAGKHEAIVKNVHDLLAKLAWDFSPEQLDHLFDCFKESWTNASKKQREKLLELIRRLAEDDKDGVMAHKVLNLLWNLAHSDDVPVDIMDQALSAHIKILDYSCSQDRDTQKMQWIDRFIEELRTNDKWVIPALKQIREICSLFGEAPQNLRKKIPINLLKSLDGQTQRSPHVFYRHDLINQLQHNHALVTLVAENLSAYMENMRQFSKEHTDFDPQTVRPGSRYSHVQEVQERLNFLRFLLKDGQLWLCAPQAKQIWKCLAENAVFLCDREACFKWYSKLMGDEPDLDPDINKDFFENNVLQLDPSLLTENGMKCFERFFKAVNCREGKLVAKRRAYMMDDLELIGLDYLWRVVIQGSDDIASRAIDLLKEIYTNLGPKLQANQVEIHEDFIQSCFDRLKASYDTLCVLDGDKDSINCARQEAIRMVRVLTVLREYITECDSDYHEERTILPMSRAFRGKHITLVVRFPNQGRQVDDLDIWSHTNDTIGSVRRCILNRIKANSTHTKIELFIGGEIIDPADDRKLIGQLNLKDKTLITAKLTQVSANMPSSPDSSSDSSTGSPGNHGNHYSDGPNPEVESCLPGVIMSLHLRYISFLWQVADLGCNLNMPLLRDGARVLMKLMPPDNTTVENLRAICLDHAKLGENSLSPTLDSRFFGPSPSQVLYLIEVVYALLMPASGTLGEDASDFQYNFLKSGGLPLVLSMLTRNNFLPNADMETRRGAYLNALKIAKLLLTAVGFGHVKAVAEACQPVVEGTIPVSPINQTTHDQALVLQNALQNIPNPSAECMLRNVAIRLAQQISDENFFQASKYIPDICVIRAVQKIVWASGCGSVQHVFSSNEEISKIYEKTNAGNEPDAEDEQVCCEALEVMTLCFALMPTALDALSKEKAWQTFIIDLLLHCQSKSVRQMAQEQFFLMATRCCMGHRPLLFFITLLFTVLGSTAKERAKHAADYFTLLRHLLNYAYNSNINLPNAEVLLNNEIDWLKRIRDEVKRTGEPGVEETILEGHIGVTKELLAFQTPEKKFHIGCEKGGASLIKELMDDFLFPASNVYLQYMKSGEFPTEQAIPVCSTPATINAGFELLVALAVGCVRNLKQIVDTLTDMYYLGCEPLTEWEYLPPVGPRPTKGFVGLKNAGATCYMNSVIQQLYMIPPIRNGILAIEGTGSDVDDDMSGDEKQDNESNVDPRDEVFGYQHQFEDKPSLSKSEDRKEYNIGVLRQLQVIFGHLAASRLQYYVPRGFWKQFRLWGEPVNLREQHDALEFFNSLVDSLDEALKALGHPAMLSKVLGGSFADQKICQGCPHRYECEESFTTLNVDIRNHQNLLDSMEQYVKGDLLEGANAYHCEKCNKKVDTVKRLLIKKLPPVLAIQLKRFDYDWERECAIKFNDYFEFPRELDMEPYTVAGVAKLEGSDVHPENQQVVQQNEPSEPEPPSSSRYRLVGVLVHSGQASGGHYYSYIIQRNGSGGEGERNRWYKFDDGDVTECKMDDDEEMKNQCFGGEYMGEVFDHMMKRMSYRRQKRWWNAYILFYERIDTLDKDSELVKYITELTVTSKPHQVKMPSVIERSVRKQNVQFMHNRMQYSLEYFQFIRKLLTCNSVYLNSPPGQDHLLPEAEEMAMISIQLAARFLFSTGFHTKKIVRGPASDWYDALCILLRHSKNVRYWFAHNVLFAYPNRFSEYLLECPSAEVRGAFSKLIVFIAHFSLQDGPCPSPIASPGPSSQSCDNLSLSEHLFRAVLNLLRREVSEHGRHLQQYFNLFVMYANLGLAEKTQLLKLGVPATFMLVALDEGPGPPIKYQYAELGKLYTVVSQLVRCCDVTSRMQSSINGNPPLPNPYGDPNITAPIMPLQQLVVDILFVRTSYVKKIIEDCSNSEDTIKLLRFCCWENPQFSSTVLSELLWQVAYSYTYELRPYLDLLLQILFIEDSWQTHRIHNVLKGIPDDRDGLFDTIQRSKNHYQKRAYQCIKCMVALFSNCSVAYQILQSNGDLKRKWTWAVEWLGDELERRPYTGNTQYTYNNWSPPVQSNETSNGYFLERSHSARMTLAKACELCPEECHLTKHEVVSEEDAGRNPSSTQQLLPGEVTGQQQHTEPDEQEALDEQDTSPPEDTALYPHSPGTKFQQQNNLPHTQPYTGPAAQHVNNPQRPGPRAQENWEPPEEVPPSQTKD; this is translated from the exons ATGACGGCCACGACCCGTGGCTCCCCTGTGGGAGGGAATGACGGTCAGGGCCAGGCTCCGGATGGCCAGTCCCAGCCACCCCTGCCCCAGAACCAG ACGTCCTCTCCCAACTCATCCAATGAAAACTCCCCAGTGAGCCCACCAGATGACCAGGGTCAGGGGGACAGTCCCGCTCCtttggaggaggaggagccagcTTTCCCCCACACTGAACTGGCCAAGCTGGATGACATGATCAACAG ACCTCGCTGGGTCGTTCCAGTTTTGCCAAAGGGTGAATTAGAAGTTCTTCTTGAAGCTGCTATAGATCTTTGTAAAAAAG GACTTGATGTCAAGTGTGAAGCATGCCAGAGGTTTTTCAGAGATGGCTTGACAATATCCTTTACGAAAATACTGACAGATGAGGCTGTTAGTGGATGGAAATTTGAGATCCAT CGGTGCATCATTAATAACGCCCACCGACTGGTGGAGCTGTGTGTGACCAAGCTCTCTCAGGACTGGTTCCCTCTACTAGAACTCTTGGCAATGGCCACCAACCCCCACTGTAAGTTCCACATCTACAATGGTACTCGGCCCTCTGAGACGGTGCCTGCTGGGGTTCAGCTAGCTGAGGATGAGCTTTTTGCCCGTCCACCTGACCCTCGCTCTCCTAAG GGCTGGTTGGTGGacttaataaacaaatttgGCACGTTAAACGGGTTTCAAATTCTGCACGATCGATTCATGAGCAGCCAAGCTCTGAATGTTCAGATCATCGCTGCACTCATTAA GCCTTTTGGACAGTGCTATGAGTTTCTCACTTTGCAAACGGTGAAGAAGTACTTTCTTCCTATCATAGAAATGGTTCCTCAGTTTCTAGAAAACCTCACTGATGAGGAATTGAAAAAGGAAGCAAAGAACGAAGCCAAAAACGATGCCCTGTCTATGATAATCAAATCTTTGAAGAACCTGGCTTCTCGAGTACCAGGACAAGAGGAAACAGTGAAGAATTTAGAGATATTTAGGTTAAAAATGATTCTTAG ATTATTGCAGATTTCTTcttttaatggcaaaatgaatgcACTAAATGAAGTAAACAAGGTGATTTCAAGTGTTTCCTACTACACGCATCGTCATGGCAATCCTGAGGAGGAAGAGTGGCTGACGGCAGAACGCATGGCA GAATGGATTcagcaaaacaatattttgtctATTGTGCTGCGAGACAGCCTTCATCAGCCACAGTATGTGGAGAAACTGGAGAAGATCCTGCGATTTGTCATCAAAGAAAAGGCCTTAACGCTTCAGGACCTGGACAACATCTGGGCAGCTCAG GCTGGGAAACATGAGGCTATTGTCAAGAATGTTCACGATCTCCTTGCGAAGCTGGCGTGGGATTTCTCACCCGAACAGCTGGACCATCTCTTTGACTGCTTCAAG GAGAGCTGGACTAATGCAAGTAAAAAGCAGAGGGAAAAGTTACTGGAATTGATTCGTCGACTGGCAGAGGATGACAAGGATGGTGTGATGGCTCACAAAGTGCTCAATCTGCTGTGGAATTTGGCCCATAGTGATGATGTTCCTGTGGATATCATGGACCAGGCCCTTAGTGCTCATATCAAAATTTTGGACTATAGCTGCTCTCAG GACAGGGACACACAAAAGATGCAGTGGATAGACCGATTCATAGAAGAATTAAGAACTAATGACAAATGGGTGATTCCTGCACTGAAGCAAATACGGGAGATCTGTAGCCTCTTTGGAGAAGCCCCCCAGAATTTAAG aaagaaaataCCTATTAACTTACTAAAGAGCTTAGATGG TCAAACGCAGCGCAGCCCACATGTCTTCTATCGACATGACCTAATCAACCAACTGCAGCACAACCATGCACTGGTCACTCTTGTAGCAGAGAACCTGTCTGCATATATGGAGAATATGAGGCAGTTCTCAAAAG AGCACACAGACTTTGATCCCCAGACGGTAAGGCCAGGAAGTCGGTATAGTCATGTTCAGGAGGTCCAGGAGCGGCTTAATTTCTTGAG GTTCTTACTGAAAGATGGGCAACTCTGGCTGTGCGCACCTCAGGCTAAGCAGATCTGGAAGTGCCTGGCGGAGAACGCAGTGTTCTTGTGTGATCGGGAGGCCTGCTTCAAATGGTACTCCAAACTCATGGGGGACGAACCCGACCTTGACCCTGACATTAACAAGGACTTTTTTGAGAACAATGTACTGCAGCTTGACCCCTCACTGCTGACAGAGAATGGGATGAAATGCTTTGAACGATTCTTCAAGGCTGTCAACTGCAGGGAGGGCAAACTGGTGGCAAAACGCCGGGCATATATGATGGACGACTTGGAGCTGATAGGGCTGGATTACCTGTGGAGG GTTGTGATTCAAGGAAGTGATGATATTGCTAGCCGAGCAATTGACTTGCTTAAAGAGATTTATACAAACCTTGGACCAAAATTACAAGCCAATCAG GTAGAGATACATGaggattttattcagtcttGCTTTGACCGGCTCAAAGCCTCCTATGACACTCTGTGTGTGCTGGACGGAGATAAAGACAGCATTAACTGTGCCAGACAGGAGGCCATCCGCATGGTGAGGGTACTGACTGTGCTCAGGGAGTATATAACAGAGTGTGACAGTGACTACCATGAGGAGAGGACCATCCTGCCCATGTCCAG ggCTTTCAGAGGAAAGCATATCACGCTAGTTGTGCGTTTCCCAAACCAAGGCCGACAGGTTGATGATCTGGATATTTGGTCGCATACCAATGACACAATTGGTTCGGTGCGACGCTGCATTCTGAATCGAATAAAGGCCAACAGCACACACACCAAGATTGAGCTGTTTATTGGGGGAGAGATCATAGACCCAGCAGATGACAGAAAGCTAATCGGGCAGCTAAACCTCAAAGATAAAACT CTCATCACAGCCAAGCTCACCCAGGTCAGCGCCAATATGCCTTCCAGTCCAGACAGCTCCTCAGACTCCTCCACTGGCTCCCCTGGGAACCATGGTAATCACTACAGTGATGGGCCAAACCCTGAAGTGGAGAGCTGTCTTCCTGGCGTG ATCATGTCCCTGCACCTGCGCTACATCTCTTTCCTCTGGCAAGTTGCAGACTTGGGCTGTAATCTCAACATGCCTCTCCTGCGGGATGGTGCTCGTGTTCTAATGAAGCTCATGCCTCCAG ATAACACCACAGTGGAAAACCTGCGAGCCATCTGTCTGGATCACGCCAAACTCGGCGAAAACAGCCTTAGCCCCACATTGGATTCACGTTTCTTTGGACCATCACCATCTCAAGTGCTTTACTTGATAGAG GTGGTGTACGCCTTGCTTATGCCCGCCAGTGGGACATTGGGTGAGGATGCGAGTGACTTCCAGTACAACTTCTTGAAGAGTGGTGGCCTGCCCCTGGTTTTGAGCATGCTCACCAGAAATAACTTCCTGCCAAATGCTGACATGGAGACCCGGCGGGGAGCTTATCTCAACGCACTAAAAATAGCCAAACTGCTGCTCACAGCTGTAGGCTTTGGCCATGTGAAGGCTGTGGCGGAGGCCTGCCAGCCTGTGGTGGAGGGGACTATCCCTGTGTCTCCT ATCAACCAGACCACACATGACCAGGCTCTAGTGCTACAGAACGCCTTGCAGAATATCCCCAACCCCTCCGCTGAGTGTATGCTGCGGAACGTGGCCATCCGCCTCGCCCAACAGATCTCAGATGAG AACTTCTTCCAGGCCTCCAAGTACATCCCAGATATCTGTGTCATTCGAGCGGTTCAGAAGATAGTCTGGGCTTCTGGCTGTGGCTCTGTTCAGCATGTCTTCAGCTCTAATGAGGAGATTAGCAAGATCTACGAGAAG ACTAATGCTGGCAATGAGCCAGATGCAGAAGATGAGCAGGTGTGCTGTGAAGCTCTGGAGGTCATGACCCTGTGTTTCGCCCTTATGCCCACTGCACTAGATGCACTTAGCAAAGAAAAGGCCTGGCAGACCTTCATTATAGATCTGCTGCTGCACTGCCAGAGCAA GTCTGTTCGGCAAATGGCCCAAGAACAGTTCTTCCTCATGGCCACCCGGTGTTGTATGGGCCATAGGcctctcctcttcttcatcacCCTTCTCTTTACAGTTTTAGGT AGCACTGCAAAAGAGCGGGCAAAGCACGCTGCTGATTACTTCACTCTTCTAAGGCACTTACTCAACTATGCATATAACAGCAACATTAATCTTCCTAATGCAGAAGTTCTCTTAAACAATGAGATCGACTGGTTAAAGCGCATCCGG GATGAAGTGAAGAGGACTGGAGAGCCTGGGGTTGAGGAGACCATATTGGAAGGTCATATTGGTGTCACAAAAGAGCTACTAGCTTTCCAGACCCCAGAGAAAAAATTCCACATTGGCTGTGAAAAAGGAGGTGCTAGTCTTATCAAG GAGTTAATGGATGACTTCCTGTTTCCAGCATCTAATGTGTACTTGCAATACATGAAGAGTGGAGAATTCCCCACTGAGCAGGCCATACCTGTGTGTAGCACCCCAGCCACGATCAATGCCGGCTTTGAACTGCTGGTTGCACTTGCTGTCGGATGTGTGCGAAATCTCAAGCAGATTGTGGACACACTAACTGACATGTACTATTTAG gtTGTGAACCACTTACAGAATGGGAATATTTGCCGCCAGTTGGCCCAAGGCCTACTAAGGGGTTTGTGGGTCTGAAAAATGCAGGTGCGACTTGCTACATGAACTCAGTGATCCAGCAGCTTTACATGATTCCTCCCATTAGGAATGGCATCCTGGCCATTGAAGGCACAGGCAGCGATGTGGATGATGATATGTCTGGAGATGAGAAGCAAGATAATGAG AGTAATGTGGATCCCCGGGATGAGGTGTTTGGCTATCAGCACCAGTTTGAAGACAAACCCTCTCTCAGTAAGTCGGAAGACAGGAAGGAATACAACATTGGGGTTCTTCGGCAGTTGCAGGTCATTTTTGGACACTTGGCTGCCTCCAGGTTGCAATACTATGTGCCTAGGGGATTCTGGAAGCAATTTCG GTTGTGGGGTGAACCGGTCAATCTGAGAGAGCAGCATGATGCCCTGGAGTTCTTTAACTCGCTGGTAGACAGTTTAGACGAAGCTTTGAAAGCATTGGGTCACCCTGCCATGCTGAGCAAAGTACTCGGTGGCTCTTTTGCAGACCAGAAAATATGCCAGGGTTGTCCTCACAG ATATGAATGTGAGGAATCGTTTACGACGCTGAATGTAGATATCAGAAACCATCAAAATCTCCTTGATTCCATGGAGCAGTATGTGAAAGGAGACTTGCTCGAGGGTGCAAATGCCTACCACTgtgaaaaatgcaacaaaaag GTGGACACAGTGAAGCGTTTACTCATTAAGAAGCTTCCTCCGGTGCTGGCCATCCAGCTGAAACGCTTCGATTATGACTGGGAACGAGAGTGTGCCATCAAGTTCAATGATTACTTTGAGTTCCCACGGGAGTTAGACATGGAACCCTATACAGTGGCTGGAGTAGCCAAGCTGGAGGGGTCTGATGTACACCCAGAGAACCAG CAGGTGGTCCAGCAGAATGAGCCGTCAGAGCCAGAACCCCCCAGCAGCTCTCGTTATCGTTTGGTGGGAGTGCTGGTCCACTCAGGCCAGGCTAGTGGAGGTCATTATTACTCCTACATCATTCAGAGGAACGGCAGTGGTGGTGAGGGAGAAAGGAACCGTTGGTATAAATTTGATGATGGAGACGTCACTGAGTGCAAGATGGACGATGACGAGGAGATGAAGAACCAGTGCTTTGGTGGAGAGTACATGGGTGAGGTCTTCGACCATATGATGAAACGCATGTCCTACAGGCGACAGAAGCGCTGGTGGAATGCCTACATCCTCTTTTATGAGCGTATAGACACGTTAGATAAGGACAGCGAGCTGGTTAAATACATCACTGAGCTCACAGTGACTAGCAAACCTCACCAGGTGAAGATGCCCTCTGTAATTGAACGCAGCGTGCGCaaacaaaatgtgcagtttATGCACAACCGTATGCAGTACAGCTTGGAGTACTTCCAGTTCATCAGGAAACTGCTGACCTGTAACAGTGTCTACTTGAACTCACCTCCAG GTCAAGACCATCTTTTGCCAGAAGCAGAAGAAATGGCTATGATTAGTATACAGCTTGCTGCTAGATTTCTCTTCAGTACTGGATTCCACACCAAGAAAATTGTCCGCGGCCCTGCTAGTGATTG GTATGATGCTCTGTGCATCTTGCTACGGCACAGTAAAAATGTGCGTTACTGGTTTGCACACAATGTCCTCTTTGCATATCCAAACCGCTTCTCCGAGTACCTGCTTGAGTGTCCCAGTGCAGAGGTTCGAGGGGCCTTCTCCAAACTCATTGTATTCATTGCACATTTCTCCCTGCAAGATGGACCTTGCCCTTCACCCATTGCGTCACCTGGACCTTCAAGTCAG AGCTGTGATAATTTGAGTTTAAGTGAGCACTTGTTCCGTGCTGTACTTAACCTGCTGAGAAGGGAAGTATCTGAGCACGGCCGTCACTTGCAGCAGTACTTCAACCTCTTCGTCATGTATGCCAACCTTG gcTTGGCAGAGAAGACACAGCTATTGAAGCTTGGGGTACCAGCTACCTTCATGCTTGTGGCTCTAGATGAGGGCCCTGGCCCTCCCATTAAGTACCAGTATGCTGAGCTTGGAAAGCTCTATACTGTCGTCTCACAGCTGGTTCGCTGCTGTGATGTGACCTCACGTATGCAGTCCTCGATCAATG GTAACCCTCCCCTGCCGAATCCATATGGTGACCCCAACATCACCGCTCCCATCATGCCTCTGCAGCAGCTGGTGGTGGACATCCTGTTTGTGCGCACCAGTTATGTAAAGAAGATTATCGAGGACTGCAGTAACTCTGAGGACACTATCAAACTGCTGAGATTCTGCTGTTGGGAAAACCCTCAGTTTTCCTCAACTGTGCTGAGTGAACTACTGTGGCAG GTGGCATATTCATACACGTATGAGTTAAGGCCTTACCTGGACCTGCTCCTTCAAATCTTGTTTATTGAGGATTCATGGCAGACTCACAG GATCCACAATGTGCTGAAGGGAATCCCTGATGACCGTGATGGACTTTTTGACACCATTCAGCGCTCCAAAAATCACTACCAAAAGAGAGCTTATCAGTGTATCAAGTGCATGGTGGCTCTTTTCAGCAACTGTTCAGTGGCCTACCAAATTCTTCAG AGTAATGGAGATTTAAAAAGGAAGTGGACCTGGGCAGTGGAATGGCTTGGTGATGAGCTGGAAAGGAGGCCGTACACTGGCAATACCCAGTACACGTATAACAACTGGTCCCCTCCTGTCCAGAGCAATGAGACTTCTAATGGATACTTCCTGGAGCGGTCCCATAGTGCCCGAATGACTTTAGCCAAGGCCTGTGAGTTGTGTCCAGAAGAG